One genomic region from Deltaproteobacteria bacterium encodes:
- the guaA gene encoding glutamine-hydrolyzing GMP synthase codes for MTTDLYTEKILILDFGSQYTQLIARRVREAKVYCEIHPFNMPLEAIQGFSPKGIILSGGPASIYDDGAPFADGRILELNIPILGICYGMQYLTHILGGDVGRSGDREYGHATLSIEDSGDLFHGLGKEEGRTVWMSHGDRIDRMPQGFSVLARSKNSPVAAMADAARRLFGVQFHPEVAHTPEGSRILRNFLFRICGCQPSWDMASFVQETVGLLREKIGPGRVICGLSGGVDSSVTAVLLHRAIGDQLTCILVDNGLMRRDEAREVMELFQEHYGMDLCLVDASDHFLSHLKGIVDPEEKRKIIGREFIAIFETKARELGEARYLAQGTLYPDVIESVSFKGPSATIKSHHNVGGLPDVMNLDLIEPLRELFKDEVRQVGTELGLPRDLIMRQPFPGPGLAVRILGEIDRERLEILRAADAIVIEEIRMAGLYEKVWQSFAVLLPIRTVGVMGDERTYENVIAVRVVDSLDAMTADWSKIPYQVMGRISNRIINSVKGVNRVVYDISSKPPSTIEWE; via the coding sequence ATGACCACCGACCTTTACACAGAGAAGATACTCATCCTGGACTTCGGTTCCCAGTACACCCAGCTCATTGCCAGACGGGTCCGGGAGGCCAAGGTCTACTGCGAGATCCATCCCTTCAACATGCCCCTTGAAGCGATACAGGGCTTTTCTCCAAAGGGGATCATCCTGTCAGGGGGACCGGCCAGCATCTATGATGACGGCGCCCCTTTTGCCGATGGAAGGATACTCGAACTGAACATCCCCATCCTGGGGATATGCTACGGCATGCAGTACCTCACCCACATTCTGGGAGGGGACGTGGGAAGGTCGGGCGACCGCGAGTATGGCCATGCAACACTCTCCATTGAAGACAGCGGCGATCTCTTCCACGGGCTTGGGAAGGAAGAGGGCCGGACGGTCTGGATGAGCCACGGGGACCGCATCGATCGGATGCCTCAGGGATTTTCGGTCCTTGCACGGAGCAAAAACAGTCCCGTGGCGGCCATGGCCGACGCGGCAAGGCGGCTGTTCGGGGTTCAGTTCCATCCGGAGGTGGCCCATACCCCGGAGGGATCCAGGATTTTGAGGAATTTTCTCTTCAGGATCTGCGGGTGCCAGCCCTCGTGGGATATGGCCTCCTTTGTTCAGGAAACCGTCGGCCTGCTGAGAGAGAAGATCGGCCCAGGGCGGGTGATCTGCGGGCTGTCAGGGGGCGTGGATTCATCCGTTACCGCGGTCCTCCTCCACCGGGCCATCGGGGACCAGCTCACCTGCATCCTGGTGGACAACGGCCTCATGAGAAGGGACGAGGCCCGCGAGGTCATGGAACTCTTTCAGGAGCATTACGGGATGGACCTCTGTTTGGTGGACGCCTCCGATCACTTTCTGAGCCATTTAAAGGGGATTGTCGATCCGGAAGAAAAGCGAAAGATTATCGGGAGGGAATTCATCGCGATTTTTGAAACAAAGGCCAGGGAACTGGGGGAGGCCCGATATCTGGCCCAGGGAACCCTCTACCCGGATGTGATTGAAAGCGTCTCCTTCAAAGGACCTTCCGCCACCATCAAGAGCCACCACAATGTGGGGGGCCTGCCCGATGTGATGAATCTGGATCTGATCGAACCGCTCAGGGAACTCTTTAAGGATGAGGTCCGCCAGGTGGGTACGGAATTGGGGCTCCCGAGGGACCTCATTATGCGGCAGCCCTTTCCGGGACCGGGTCTTGCCGTGAGGATCCTGGGCGAGATCGACCGGGAGCGGCTCGAAATACTGAGGGCCGCGGATGCCATTGTGATCGAGGAAATCCGGATGGCGGGGCTCTACGAAAAGGTATGGCAGTCCTTTGCCGTCCTCCTTCCGATCCGTACGGTGGGCGTCATGGGCGACGAAAGGACCTATGAGAACGTGATCGCCGTCCGTGTGGTGGACAGCCTGGACGCCATGACCGCAGACTGGTCAAAGATCCCCTACCAGGTCATGGGCCGGATCTCCAACCGGATCATCAACAGCGTCAAGGGCGTCAACCGGGTGGTCTACGACATCTCCTCCAAACCCCCCAGCACCATTGAATGGGAATAG
- a CDS encoding alpha/beta hydrolase, whose amino-acid sequence MNTRRLFEAGHGNKAWVVFLICLAVMAGAVVVASLIQTDFGRVAVSNVTYENFNGIAVRAKLLVPAEASPDHRVPGVVYIHGYQNNRETGDAYCIELAKRGFAVLNIDAIGRGNSGIPNDPKDPDFDESFGGLTSLNYLKFLPFVNAESIGMMGHSLGAEMAYEVALTNPTVKALVITGFAYTLDATLTRPRNMLMILGKWDEFRKRMTGTRHFEAEWMRTPQTKQVFPVKDPEFGKTYGNFSDGTARRVFVPRTIHFQESHSHAAIAETLAWMKQALHPPDRYWIDPDRQTWQVKEWATLIAMLSCFASLLPLGLMLLRTRFFSPLQGPVSGSYACSGKTYFKFVGLNGVLTWLFLPLILVLFAVHIYLVPIDRVFPMMMVNGVVWWFFWINIIGFLIFRRWFRKRAAKDGLTLADLGISYREDRFALDGAMIGRTFLLATILFAFAYFSEHVLEQIFIVDFRFIFPFASDLTPYRALLCLVYFPFILVGFVLMGIFLHGQLRRPRKRTWFNTFVSWSFTNTFALVAPLILFLMIQYIPLFTTGFIPLVGPGGMFVSFVINLFHIIAVLIMMIPISTWFFQLTGKIYLGAIVNASLVTWMFVSSQVIAPIPV is encoded by the coding sequence ATGAATACGCGACGTCTTTTTGAAGCGGGTCATGGGAACAAGGCATGGGTGGTTTTTCTCATCTGTCTGGCCGTCATGGCAGGGGCGGTGGTTGTGGCGTCTTTGATACAGACCGATTTCGGACGCGTGGCGGTCAGCAATGTCACCTATGAGAATTTCAACGGGATCGCGGTTAGGGCCAAACTTCTCGTGCCCGCAGAGGCCTCACCGGATCATCGCGTTCCGGGGGTCGTATACATCCACGGGTACCAGAACAACCGGGAGACGGGCGACGCCTATTGCATCGAACTGGCCAAAAGGGGGTTTGCCGTACTCAACATCGATGCCATCGGCAGGGGCAATTCAGGTATTCCCAATGACCCAAAGGATCCTGATTTTGACGAAAGCTTTGGCGGCCTCACGTCCCTGAACTATCTGAAGTTTCTACCCTTTGTGAATGCCGAATCAATCGGCATGATGGGACACAGCCTGGGGGCTGAGATGGCCTACGAGGTGGCCCTGACAAATCCGACCGTCAAGGCACTGGTCATCACCGGCTTTGCCTACACCCTGGATGCCACCCTGACGCGTCCCAGGAATATGTTGATGATCCTTGGGAAATGGGATGAATTCCGAAAGCGGATGACAGGAACCCGGCATTTTGAGGCGGAATGGATGCGCACGCCCCAGACAAAACAGGTCTTCCCGGTGAAGGACCCGGAATTCGGAAAGACGTACGGGAACTTCAGTGACGGTACGGCCCGGCGGGTCTTTGTTCCGCGTACGATTCACTTCCAGGAATCCCACAGCCACGCGGCCATCGCCGAGACCCTGGCGTGGATGAAACAGGCCCTTCATCCCCCGGACCGGTACTGGATCGACCCGGACAGGCAGACCTGGCAGGTCAAGGAGTGGGCCACCTTGATAGCCATGCTCTCCTGCTTTGCCTCGCTTCTCCCCTTAGGTCTTATGCTGCTCAGGACACGGTTTTTCAGCCCCCTTCAAGGTCCTGTTTCCGGATCATACGCCTGCTCCGGCAAGACCTATTTCAAGTTCGTCGGGCTCAACGGGGTGCTCACGTGGCTCTTTCTCCCCCTGATCCTTGTCCTTTTTGCCGTTCATATCTATCTGGTGCCCATCGACCGGGTCTTTCCCATGATGATGGTCAACGGGGTTGTCTGGTGGTTTTTCTGGATCAATATCATCGGCTTTCTGATCTTCCGGCGCTGGTTCAGAAAACGGGCCGCGAAGGATGGCCTTACCCTGGCGGATCTCGGCATCTCTTACAGGGAAGACCGGTTTGCGTTGGATGGGGCCATGATAGGAAGGACGTTTCTCCTGGCCACCATCCTGTTTGCCTTTGCCTATTTCAGCGAGCACGTCCTTGAACAGATCTTTATCGTGGATTTCAGGTTCATCTTCCCCTTTGCCAGCGATCTGACCCCCTACCGGGCCCTCTTGTGCCTCGTATACTTCCCCTTTATCCTGGTCGGTTTTGTCCTGATGGGGATATTTCTGCACGGCCAGCTTCGAAGACCCCGCAAGAGGACCTGGTTCAATACCTTTGTCTCCTGGTCCTTCACCAACACCTTTGCCCTGGTCGCCCCCCTGATCCTCTTTCTGATGATTCAGTACATACCGCTCTTTACCACGGGCTTCATCCCCCTTGTGGGCCCTGGCGGGATGTTTGTCTCATTCGTGATCAACCTGTTTCACATTATTGCTGTTCTCATCATGATGATACCGATCTCCACCTGGTTCTTTCAACTGACAGGGAAGATCTACCTCGGGGCAATTGTCAATGCCTCTCTGGTCACCTGGATGTTTGTCTCCTCCCAGGTGATTGCGCCCATTCCGGTTTAA
- a CDS encoding bile acid:sodium symporter, with protein MFRLNDLILVIVIFFSMLAGILLPDWASFFRPFPIYLMMLLLFLSFLSISIRDIRDVVRDRATTLVWLSFLKLILVPLVVYLAFKAVYPPYATAALLITGISTGVVAPFISTLVNANAHLVLVVVVISSLLVPFTLPALVKVLLGQSVEISFAAMTQTLCMVIFIPILAVEILKRVAPRALASIHRRRYPISLAIFAMVNLGVFSSYSAFFLQNPATILEATCVAVALGAIYLGVGMVVLWRSPVPDRIASVIIFGNMNNVLVIVFAAEFFGPLEPTVAAMYMIPFFGLILPLRGYSRIAK; from the coding sequence ATGTTTCGGCTGAACGATTTAATCCTCGTCATCGTCATCTTTTTCTCCATGCTGGCCGGGATCCTCCTCCCTGACTGGGCCTCCTTTTTCAGGCCTTTTCCGATCTATCTGATGATGCTCCTCCTCTTCCTGAGCTTTCTGTCCATCAGCATCCGCGACATTCGGGATGTGGTGCGTGACCGGGCCACCACCCTGGTGTGGCTCTCCTTTTTAAAACTGATCCTGGTCCCTCTGGTCGTCTATCTGGCCTTCAAGGCGGTCTATCCCCCCTATGCCACGGCCGCCCTCTTGATCACAGGGATATCCACCGGTGTGGTGGCGCCGTTCATATCGACCCTCGTCAATGCCAATGCCCACCTCGTGCTGGTGGTGGTGGTCATCTCCTCTCTTCTGGTCCCTTTTACGCTCCCGGCCCTGGTCAAGGTGCTGTTGGGACAGAGCGTGGAGATCTCCTTCGCGGCCATGACGCAGACCCTCTGTATGGTCATTTTCATCCCTATCCTGGCCGTGGAGATACTAAAACGCGTGGCCCCGAGAGCCCTTGCATCCATCCATCGAAGACGCTATCCCATCTCCCTGGCCATCTTTGCCATGGTCAATTTGGGCGTCTTTTCCAGCTACTCGGCGTTCTTCCTTCAGAATCCCGCCACCATCCTTGAGGCCACGTGCGTGGCCGTCGCCCTCGGCGCGATCTATTTGGGAGTGGGTATGGTCGTCCTTTGGCGGTCCCCCGTTCCGGACAGGATTGCCTCTGTGATCATCTTCGGCAACATGAACAATGTCCTGGTCATCGTCTTTGCAGCGGAATTTTTCGGTCCCCTGGAGCCGACCGTGGCGGCCATGTACATGATCCCCTTCTTCGGCCTGATCCTCCCCTTGAGGGGGTATTCCAGGATCGCCAAATAG